The genomic interval TTTAGCTCCTGGAGCTACAACCTACCTTTGGCTGCCGTATGTGTGAACGATATAATCGCCAAAAGAAAAGGACCGGAGCTTGCCACTCCGGCCCTCCTCCCTGAACCGCGCCGCGGATCAGCGGCAGTAGACGTTGCCGTACTCGTCGCGGAACGTGCCGTAGGGGCAGCGCGGCGCCGAGGCGGCGCCGGCGATGGCGCCACCCGCGCCGCCGATCGCGGCACCGGCCAGCGCACCGCCCGCACGACCGGTGGCAAGGCCGCCGACCGCCGCGCCGAGGCCCGCACCGAGGGCGGCGCCGCCCAGTGCCCGATCCTGAGGCGTGTTGCAGGCACCGAGCGAGAGCGCGAGGCTGCCCGCAAGGGCGGCGGCAATAAGTCTCTTCATGGTGGTCCGAACTCCCTTGTGCATCGGCGATCGGGCCATTTGCCGGCGCGGGGCACCGTTTTGGCCTTGGTTTGTCACCGGCTGCCATCGACGGCACATGAAACGGCCAAGATTGGGGCAGGTTGCATCGGCGCATGACTTTTCGCCCTGCGCCTGCCATCTGAAGGCGCGCCTGTTGCAAAATCGCCCGGTTTCGGCCCTCTGCCGACGGGCCCCTATCCGAGGATCACCATGCCCACAGCCAGCCTGATCGTCCGCAAGGCCGCCGTTCGGCCCGATCTCGTCGTCGATACGGTGACCCTCGACCACGCCGCCCGGGGACAGGCGCATGCGCACCTGACGACGGCGGGCGGCTTGTCCGTCGATCTCGACCTGGATCGTGCGGTGGGCCTTGAGGATGGCGACGCGTTGAAGCTCGAGGACGGGCGCCTCGTGGCCGTGCGTGCCGCCGAGGAAGCGCTTCTGGAAGTCCGCGCCGGCAATCCGGCCCGCCTGTTGCGGCTCGCCTGGCAGCTCGGCGGCGAGCATGTCCCCGCGGAGGTCGGTGCGGAGGTTCTCTATGTGCCGGCCAGCGCCGCCGAACTGATCCGCGGGGCCGGCTGCTCAGCCGAGCCCGTGAACCGCCCCTTCAAGCCGGAAAAGGCGGCGCACGATCACAGCCAGTGCGGCCACGACCATCATCACCACGGCCACGAAGCCCATCCTCATGACGCTCATGCTCATGCTCATGAAGCCCAGGCTGACCATGACCATGCCCATCATGACCATGATCACGGCCACAGCCACGCACACGGAGGCTGCGGGCATGAGCACAGCCATAGCCACCGCCACGAACACTGAGCGGTTCCAGAAAGATCGCGTGAGCGGCGGGGGCGTGCCCCGCCGCGACCGCCCGGAACGCGTTGCGGCACGCGAGGGTTAACCGGAAAGTTGAATTCCGGGAGAAAGCCGTGGCGGAAATCAGCGTCTTCCAGAACGACGACGGACTCTGGGCGGTGACCGCACAGGGCCTCGTCGTCACCGATTTGACCAAGGAGAGCGCGGAAGCCTTCGCAGCAAGCTTTCTCAGACTGGGCGATCAGCAACCCGCGCAGAAATCGTAGCCGACGGGCTGCGATCCGATCTGTCACCAAACCCCGGTTCGACCGTGCACGGCGTGTGCGCATGGCCCGCGAAAGGGGTGCCTCAAACCTTCTCAACCAGCCTGCAACTTGTGCAGATCTCCGACCGCGACGAGGACACGGGACATCCGTTCCGGTATCGAAGAGCCGGCAAACGCGCAAAGCGCTTCAACTTGGTGTCTCTCCTGAAACGCCCTTTCGCCGTCGCGGTGAGAGGAAAGGATCAATGATCGAGCGTTTTGTGAGGCACTCTCATCGGCGTTGCACAGGCGGAATCCAGTTCGGATCGATGCCGCACCAGGGGGGATGACGTGCAACAGGCTCAAGCAAGCCGCGAAGATCGGATCAGGGCCGTGGCCGCCGTCATCGCCCAGCATGATGTCACCAGCAGACAATTGCCCAGCAGCGGCCGACTGCCCCATGATCTCGCCCGCGCACTCGCCGAACGTGCGGTGGATGCCGTGATGACAGCCGACAGCACCATGCGTCAGCAATCCTCGAAAGGTGCGTGACAGCCGAGAGCCATATCCGACCTGATATCAGGTCGGCGTCTCTTGGTGTTGTTTTGACGCGCTTGATGCCGACGCAGCCTCGACCATTGCGCCCGCCTCCTGGCGCAAGCTCCGGTCTTGTGCCGGCGGGGCTCTTCCCTTTTGAGGCTGGCCGATGCGTGGTATCCGGACGCGCATTGCGTACATCGTCCTGAACGATGGCTTGCGGCCTGCGGAATCAAGCCGATCGAACGCTTGCCGCATCGGCTTTTCCGCGGCCGATCGTTCAGGCCGAGGCTCGTACGCCTTCGATCGAGCCGCCCATGCGACGATCCTCGCGGATGGCTCGAAGCGGACCCGCATCGAAACGGAACAGGGCGCACGTGTCGACCCCGGCTGAAAAACTGAACGAACTCAGCGGGTGGCGCTTCAGCGTCGCACCCATGATGGATTGGACCGACCGGCAGTGCCGCGCGTTCCACCGAACCCTGTCGCGCCGGGCGCGGCTCTATACCGAGATGGTGACGACCGGGGCCGTGCTGCACGGCGACCGCGAGCGGCTGCTCGGTTTCGACGCCGGCGAGCAGCCGGTGGCGGTGCAACTCGGCGGCTCGAACCCGGACGACCTCGCGGCGGCGGCGCGGATCGCCGCCGATTTCGGTTACGCCGAGATCAACCTCAACGTCGGCTGCCCCTCCGACCGGGTGCAGGACGGACGCTTCGGCGCCTGCCTGATGCGCGAGCCGGGCCTCGTGGGCGCCTGCGTGGCGGCCATGAAGGCGGCCGTCCCGGTGCCGGTGACCGTGAAGTGCCGCCTGGGCGTCGATGATCAGGATATCGAGGAAGCCCTCGACGCCGTGGCCGACGCCGTGGTCACGGCGGGGGTGGACGGACTCGTCGTGCATGCTCGCAAGGCTTGGCTCAAAGGTCTCTCGCCGCGCGAGAACCGGGACGTGCCGCCGCTCGATTACGGCCGCGTCGCCCGGCTGAAGCGGGCGCATCCGGATCTGCCGATCGCGGTCAATGGCGGGATCGCCGACATCGCCGCCGCCAAGGCGAGGCTCGGCGAGGTCGATGGCGTGATGATCGGCCGGGCGGCCTATACCGAGCCGGCGCTGCTGCTCGACGTCGATGCCGAGCTGTTCGGCGAACCGGCCCCCGTCGCCGATGCCTTCGCCGCCATCGAGGCCTTCGAGCCCATCGTCGCGGCAGGGCTCGAACGGGGTCTGCGGCTTCATGCCTATACCCGGCACATGCTCGGCCTGTTCAACGGGCGGCCCGGAGCGCGGGCCTATCGCCGGCATCTGGCCACGGCCGGGATGGGCCCGGAGGCGGGCCTCGCCACTTTGCGCGAGGCGGTGACCAAGGTGTCTCGGGAACGCCCTCCGGCTTCCGAAGCAGCCTGATCCCGCGCGATCGACGGCAAGCGCGATCGGATCACGGTTTCACGCGGTGCGGCGCTTCCGGCCGTTCCAGGTCTCGAGCCGGGCCGGGCGTTCGCTCGCCGGAACCGGCGGGCTGAACAGGTAGCCTTGCACCGCGTCGCAGCCCTCCTCGCGCAGCCAAGCGCGTTGCTCCGGTGTCTCGACACCTTCCGCGGTCGTCGTCATCCCGAGACTGGAGGCGAGGCTGACCACCGCCCGCACGATGAAGCCGACGCCCTGCTCCACCGTCAGGTCGCGGGTGAAGGACTGGTCTCCCTTCATCTTGCCGAAGGGGACGCTGCGCAGGTCGCTCAGGCTGGAATAGCCGGTGCCGAAATCGTCGATGGCGATCCTGCACGGGCTCCGAGGTCACGCAGCCCGTGCAGGATCGCCACCGTGGCGCTGCCGTTCACCAGCAGCACGCTCTCGGTGATCTCCAGCTCGGGGCGGCGGGCGCAGAAGCCGCTCTCGGCGAGCGCCGCCTGCACCGTCCCGATCAGCGCCAGCGAGGTGAACAGCGCCGCCGAGACGTTGACCACCAGCCGGTGATCGGGATCGTAGAGAAGGAAGCCGAGGGAGAGGGTATCGAGCGCCGCGTACAAACGGGCGATGCGATCGCTCAACGCGTCCTCGCGGGGCTTCAGAGCCGTCATGTCGGTGCGGATGCTCGGGTCAGGGTCGGCCCGGCGGAGAGCGAGGCCATCAGCGCGGTGGCGGCAAATCCGGCGACGGTCAGGCACAGTCCTGAGCCTGTGCGCAGCAGATGCCCGCCAACCGTCTCTCGACCGCCCTGCCCGCTTCCCAGACCTGCGACTCCCGCACCATCGGCCTGCGCCTGCATCGGCCGTCCATCCCTTCTTCGTTCCCGGCAAAATGCCCGGATCCAGTCAAGAGGGACTCACCGAACGCCAACCAGAGGTCGGTTTTCTTCGCAAGCGGCGACTAGACCGAGTGCTCCGCGAAGGATTCGGCGTGCAACCCGGTGCATCGCCTCCGAGAGAATCGACGGGCGTGGCGGGCTCAACGATGCCCGGCCGGCGACGGCTTCCGCCTCGAGGCAAGGGCGCAGCGAAGACGGCGCCGGTCAGAACTTGCCGAGCAGGGGGAATTCCTGGCTCAGCGTCGATTCGGAAGGCAGCGGCGCCTCGCGGCGGCGCGGCTTGCGGTTGAGCACCTGTTTCAGCTTCGTCTTCAGGAGGTTGATGTCGAACGGCTTGAGGATGAAGGCGTCGGCGCCCGCGACGTGGGCGTGGTTGATGTCCTCGAAGTCGAACGAGGTCTCGGTGAGGATGAAGGGCGTGTTCATCAGGCTGTCGTCGGCCCGGATCTCGCGCAGGAGCTGAAGCCCGTCCATCGGCTCCATGGCGAGGTCGGAGATGACGAGGGCGTAGCGGCGCTCCCGCATCCGGCTGAGCGCCTCGGCTGCGTCCGACACGCCCTCGACGTCCGGGAAACCGAGGCGGGTCATCAGCTCGATGATCAGCCGCAGGAGCTTGGGCTGGTCATCGACGATGAGGATGGGAAGCGTGTCGCTCATGGCGTCCGGGGTCGCGTCTCAACGGGATCTCTGAAGGGTGGGCTGGCGGCAGCCCACCCGCTCAAACGAACAGATGGTCGATGCCCTGCTTGGCCATCGATTCGGCTTGGAGCGTGACGGCCAGACCGTGGATCGCGCTGCTCTTGGGCGTGCCCCGTTGCAGCATCGGCAGAAGGCCAGATTTGGCGAAATGCGGCTCGTTGGCCGTCGTGCGGCTCACCGTGGTGAAGGAGCTGACGAATTCCCTCTTGGCGATTTCGCGCCACTCGACGATCTGCACGTCGCGGTGCCGCGAATCGGCGGCAATCCGCTGGAAGGTCTCGTTGACCGACTGGCGTTCGCCCTCGACGACCTGGATCGCGAAATTCTGGTCGATGATCAGAAAGCTCGTGATCACGGCGAATTCGTTCTTCTTCTGAGCCTGGCGGGTGATGTCACCGATCTGCTTCGCGCGCAGAGCCGGCTCGTTCGAGATGGTCAGGCGTGAGAAGTAGATCAGGTGGACGAGGCTCGTCCTCTTGTTCTTCATGAATCCCGTCCGCCGCGACAACTCGCAGCGACCTTAGCGGGCATGGCAATAACGGGCCGTAAACACGGCCGGACCCGGCAGAATCTGCCGCACGGTCC from Methylobacterium sp. AMS5 carries:
- a CDS encoding urease accessory protein UreE; amino-acid sequence: MPTASLIVRKAAVRPDLVVDTVTLDHAARGQAHAHLTTAGGLSVDLDLDRAVGLEDGDALKLEDGRLVAVRAAEEALLEVRAGNPARLLRLAWQLGGEHVPAEVGAEVLYVPASAAELIRGAGCSAEPVNRPFKPEKAAHDHSQCGHDHHHHGHEAHPHDAHAHAHEAQADHDHAHHDHDHGHSHAHGGCGHEHSHSHRHEH
- the dusA gene encoding tRNA dihydrouridine(20/20a) synthase DusA, whose protein sequence is MSTPAEKLNELSGWRFSVAPMMDWTDRQCRAFHRTLSRRARLYTEMVTTGAVLHGDRERLLGFDAGEQPVAVQLGGSNPDDLAAAARIAADFGYAEINLNVGCPSDRVQDGRFGACLMREPGLVGACVAAMKAAVPVPVTVKCRLGVDDQDIEEALDAVADAVVTAGVDGLVVHARKAWLKGLSPRENRDVPPLDYGRVARLKRAHPDLPIAVNGGIADIAAAKARLGEVDGVMIGRAAYTEPALLLDVDAELFGEPAPVADAFAAIEAFEPIVAAGLERGLRLHAYTRHMLGLFNGRPGARAYRRHLATAGMGPEAGLATLREAVTKVSRERPPASEAA
- a CDS encoding response regulator: MSDTLPILIVDDQPKLLRLIIELMTRLGFPDVEGVSDAAEALSRMRERRYALVISDLAMEPMDGLQLLREIRADDSLMNTPFILTETSFDFEDINHAHVAGADAFILKPFDINLLKTKLKQVLNRKPRRREAPLPSESTLSQEFPLLGKF
- a CDS encoding BLUF domain-containing protein — translated: MKNKRTSLVHLIYFSRLTISNEPALRAKQIGDITRQAQKKNEFAVITSFLIIDQNFAIQVVEGERQSVNETFQRIAADSRHRDVQIVEWREIAKREFVSSFTTVSRTTANEPHFAKSGLLPMLQRGTPKSSAIHGLAVTLQAESMAKQGIDHLFV